Proteins encoded by one window of Massilia sp. NR 4-1:
- a CDS encoding tyrosine-type recombinase/integrase yields the protein MPHVNFHDLRHSCASILLALGANLHAIGKILGHANVQTTQRYTTCGSRRNGQRSTDSQIWL from the coding sequence ATACCGCATGTCAATTTCCACGACCTGCGGCATTCGTGCGCAAGCATCTTACTCGCCCTTGGCGCCAACTTGCACGCCATCGGAAAAATTTTGGGGCACGCCAACGTCCAGACGACACAGCGTTACACGACTTGCGGATCGAGGCGCAACGGGCAGCGCTCGACAGACTCTCAAATCTGGTTGTAA